The following coding sequences lie in one Methanobrevibacter millerae genomic window:
- a CDS encoding anthranilate synthase component II, with the protein MILLIDNYDSFSYNLYQLIGEITPDITVKRNDKITLEEIKEMNPETIILSPGPGKPEDAGICIDVVKEFYSKIPILGVCLGHQSICAAFGGEISYAKRLIHGKSSLIDLADDSIFENLDSQITVGRYHSLSLVEDTLPDDLEILSKSLDDGEIMAVRHKKHNVYGLQFHPESILTPDGSQILRNFLGAI; encoded by the coding sequence ATGATTTTATTAATAGATAATTATGACAGCTTTTCATATAACTTGTATCAGTTAATAGGCGAGATAACGCCAGACATTACTGTCAAAAGAAACGATAAGATAACGTTGGAAGAGATAAAGGAAATGAATCCTGAAACTATTATTCTCTCTCCGGGACCGGGAAAGCCTGAGGATGCCGGAATATGCATTGACGTCGTTAAGGAATTCTACAGTAAAATCCCGATTCTTGGAGTATGCTTAGGCCACCAGTCAATATGCGCTGCTTTCGGCGGCGAAATATCCTATGCGAAACGGTTGATTCACGGCAAGTCATCACTGATTGATTTGGCTGATGATTCAATTTTCGAAAACCTGGATTCACAGATTACTGTGGGCAGATACCATTCATTAAGTCTCGTGGAGGATACTCTGCCCGACGATTTGGAAATACTGTCAAAATCTTTAGATGACGGTGAAATAATGGCAGTAAGACATAAAAAACATAACGTTTACGGACTTCAGTTCCATCCGGAATCAATACTGACTCCTGACGGTTCACAGATATTAAGAAATTTTTTAGGAGCTATTTAA
- the trpE gene encoding anthranilate synthase component I — MFFPNFDEVKKIAENEQYKRIPVAYELFSDMATPIEVLRILKGISKHCYMLESIEDAEYWGRYSFLGFNPLLEFTCQNSCVQIKGDLNFTELTDDVITIETDSPSDIIRDLINKNKSPKLEQLPPFTGGFVGYFAYDYIKYAENSLNLDAENQDQFKDIDLMLFDKVIAFDNFRQKIVIIVNMKTDDLKNNYKKACNELTEIADLIKNGKKTDIKPLKLKSDFKPVFSREKYGQIVTKAKEYIREGDIFQVVLSNRIEADIEGSLFDTYRVLRTTNPSPYMFYFSSDDIEIAGASPETLVKVNGRELYTFPLAGTRPRGKTPEEDLALEEELLADEKELAEHNMLVDLGRNDIGRIAEIGSVSVDKYLSIERFSHVMHIGSTVKGTLRSDLDSLAAIDSILPAGTLSGAPKIRACEIINELENNKRGIYGGAIGYLDLSGNLDTCISIRIAFARNNKVFIRSGAGIVADSVPDKEFDESMNKAAAVINALKMADGGLE; from the coding sequence ATGTTCTTTCCAAATTTTGATGAAGTAAAAAAGATTGCAGAAAATGAGCAATATAAAAGAATACCTGTAGCTTATGAACTGTTTTCAGATATGGCTACTCCAATTGAGGTATTAAGGATTTTAAAAGGCATCAGCAAACACTGTTACATGTTAGAAAGTATTGAAGATGCCGAATACTGGGGAAGATACAGCTTTTTAGGATTCAATCCGTTACTGGAGTTCACGTGTCAGAATTCATGCGTTCAAATCAAAGGCGATTTGAATTTCACAGAATTAACCGATGATGTCATTACAATAGAAACCGACAGTCCCAGCGATATCATAAGGGATTTGATAAATAAAAACAAATCTCCAAAGCTGGAGCAATTGCCGCCGTTTACCGGAGGTTTTGTAGGTTATTTCGCTTACGATTATATCAAATATGCGGAAAATTCACTTAATCTGGATGCCGAAAACCAGGATCAGTTCAAGGACATCGATTTGATGCTTTTTGACAAGGTCATTGCTTTCGACAATTTCCGCCAGAAAATCGTCATTATCGTCAACATGAAAACCGACGATTTAAAAAACAACTATAAAAAAGCATGTAATGAATTAACCGAAATTGCGGATTTGATTAAAAACGGCAAGAAAACTGATATCAAGCCTTTAAAGTTGAAATCCGATTTTAAGCCAGTGTTTTCCCGTGAAAAATATGGTCAAATCGTAACCAAAGCCAAGGAATATATTCGCGAAGGCGACATTTTCCAGGTCGTTCTCTCCAACCGCATTGAAGCCGACATCGAAGGAAGCCTATTCGACACTTACCGTGTTTTAAGGACAACGAATCCTTCTCCGTACATGTTTTATTTCTCAAGCGATGACATTGAAATCGCCGGAGCGTCTCCCGAAACCCTGGTTAAGGTTAACGGAAGGGAATTGTACACGTTTCCTCTTGCGGGCACAAGGCCTCGCGGAAAAACTCCTGAAGAGGATCTTGCTTTGGAGGAGGAATTGCTCGCTGATGAGAAGGAACTTGCCGAGCACAACATGCTAGTTGACCTTGGACGAAACGACATCGGAAGGATAGCTGAAATCGGTTCGGTATCCGTTGACAAATACCTCTCCATTGAAAGGTTTTCACACGTGATGCACATAGGTTCAACCGTCAAGGGAACATTAAGGTCTGATTTGGACTCACTTGCAGCCATTGACTCAATTCTGCCTGCGGGAACATTGTCCGGAGCTCCAAAGATAAGAGCCTGTGAAATTATCAACGAGCTTGAAAACAACAAGCGTGGAATCTACGGCGGAGCCATCGGATATCTTGATTTGAGCGGAAACCTTGACACCTGCATTTCCATAAGAATCGCATTTGCAAGAAACAACAAGGTATTCATCCGCTCCGGAGCCGGAATCGTTGCAGACAGCGTTCCCGACAAGGAATTCGACGAATCAATGAACAAGGCCGCAGCGGTAATCAACGCATTAAAAATGGCTGACGGGGGATTGGAATGA
- a CDS encoding CPBP family intramembrane glutamic endopeptidase, which translates to MSSLDDSLKKITILEVLIVILALYGVLILLRIFYFPLSEDWMYLGLIIYFVYRLRFFREEFKKDLSNIFLKMTPKSVVTIVLVNVFFSYGMLYLSNFALDYIPGLSAVVASSVFPLVAINSLVPIGGLISSIFISPISEELLFRGVFLNRLKLIVPTSFAIAITSILFGALHSYGNIISAIVFGVCMCIIYLKTRNVLTCIFAHFLNNLLAEILYYADYGNLIFTNDIFIVVFSVLAIVSLYLIATSVRKEWRYINKR; encoded by the coding sequence ATGTCTTCTTTAGATGATAGTCTTAAAAAAATCACTATTTTGGAAGTATTAATTGTAATACTTGCATTATATGGTGTATTAATTCTTTTGAGGATATTTTATTTTCCATTAAGTGAAGACTGGATGTATCTTGGACTTATTATCTATTTTGTTTACAGGCTGAGGTTTTTTAGAGAGGAGTTTAAAAAGGATTTGTCCAATATCTTTTTGAAAATGACTCCGAAGTCCGTGGTTACCATAGTGCTTGTCAACGTCTTCTTTTCATATGGAATGCTCTACCTGTCAAATTTCGCCCTGGACTATATTCCGGGCTTAAGCGCGGTTGTGGCATCATCAGTTTTTCCTCTGGTGGCTATAAATTCGCTGGTTCCGATTGGGGGGCTGATATCCTCGATTTTCATTTCACCGATTTCAGAAGAGCTGTTGTTTAGAGGAGTTTTCTTAAACAGGCTGAAGCTGATTGTTCCGACGTCATTTGCAATAGCAATCACTTCCATACTCTTCGGAGCGCTTCACAGCTATGGAAACATCATATCAGCTATTGTATTCGGCGTCTGCATGTGCATAATCTATCTGAAGACCAGGAATGTCCTGACGTGCATATTCGCTCACTTTTTAAACAATCTTTTAGCCGAAATCTTATATTATGCCGATTACGGCAATCTGATATTTACAAACGACATATTTATAGTGGTATTTTCCGTTCTTGCCATTGTTTCACTTTATCTGATAGCAACTTCAGTGCGTAAGGAATGGAGATACATCAACAAGCGATAG
- a CDS encoding DUF4013 domain-containing protein yields MILDIYKDSFEFASRKVSSLLLLGVLSFFSFLIIPAIFFYGYNYNVVKLSTQSMINGEDVPPEFSNFKEMFINGLKYIVVFLAYAIIPIIIFCLSLVTGDSGWIFALIGFILIVLSILFAYLAIAHMASNDDSLKSAFAFSEILNIMSSIGYFRYFIAYLGILIISVIVVLVVSIILGIVFAFLGIATSGISANGLGTVSTIGSILINFILFFIVMPYLTMFQSRCVGLIYNLGS; encoded by the coding sequence ATGATTTTAGATATTTATAAGGATTCATTCGAGTTTGCATCAAGAAAAGTTTCGAGCCTTCTTTTATTGGGTGTTTTATCTTTTTTTAGTTTTCTGATAATACCGGCCATATTTTTCTACGGTTATAATTACAATGTAGTTAAATTATCCACTCAAAGTATGATTAACGGGGAAGATGTACCTCCTGAGTTCTCTAACTTCAAAGAAATGTTCATAAACGGTTTAAAATATATTGTGGTCTTTTTGGCTTATGCAATCATTCCAATAATTATTTTCTGCCTTTCCCTGGTTACAGGCGATTCTGGCTGGATTTTTGCATTGATTGGATTTATTTTAATAGTTTTAAGCATTTTATTTGCCTATCTGGCAATTGCTCATATGGCAAGCAACGATGATTCATTGAAATCTGCTTTCGCATTTTCCGAAATACTTAATATAATGTCATCAATCGGTTATTTCAGATATTTCATTGCCTATCTAGGTATTTTGATAATATCAGTAATCGTTGTGCTCGTTGTATCAATTATTCTTGGAATAGTATTTGCCTTTTTGGGAATTGCTACATCTGGAATTTCCGCTAACGGTCTTGGAACTGTAAGTACCATAGGATCAATCCTGATTAATTTCATATTGTTCTTTATAGTAATGCCTTACCTGACAATGTTCCAGAGTCGTTGCGTAGGCTTAATCTACAATTTAGGAAGTTAA
- a CDS encoding helix-turn-helix transcriptional regulator — protein METKIRQFRHEKGLTQQALADAVGVTRQTINALENARYNPSLLLAYRITKVLDKELIEEVFIIEEGD, from the coding sequence TTGGAAACAAAAATAAGACAGTTTCGTCACGAGAAAGGTTTAACTCAGCAGGCGCTGGCCGATGCCGTAGGCGTGACACGTCAAACTATTAACGCATTAGAGAATGCAAGATACAACCCTTCCTTATTATTAGCCTATAGAATAACTAAAGTTTTAGATAAAGAACTTATTGAGGAAGTTTTCATTATTGAAGAAGGTGATTAA
- the purB gene encoding adenylosuccinate lyase codes for MAIHPIEFRYGTPEMKRIWESENKLQRMLDVESALAQAEGELGIIPQEVADEIARKANTDYVKLERVNEIEAETNHDIAALSKGITEVCENGAGEYVHFGATSNDIVDSSNSLLIRDSIDVLEEKVERLTKIMLELAEEYKMKVCIGRTHGQHALPTTYGMKFALWADELHRQYERLEHARGNVCISVMDGAVGTTAALGTDGWKIHKTVARILDLPPAKITNQVLQRDNHVEFISTLANIASTLDKIALEIRSLQRTEIMEVGEYFDPEKQVGSSTMPHKMNPITAERICGVARIVKSYVNAALDNNPLWHERDLTNSSCERIMFPESCILTDYILNLTIKLMTNLVFYDENIERNLNFTNGLIMAERLMAELTRAGMGKQTAYGIVRKNAIKANREKLLLGELILEDEEVQKYLTEEDVEKIMDPHTYTGSIEIIIDELLEDAKTWF; via the coding sequence ATGGCTATACACCCTATTGAATTCAGGTATGGTACTCCCGAAATGAAAAGAATCTGGGAATCAGAAAACAAATTGCAAAGAATGTTAGATGTTGAATCAGCCCTTGCGCAGGCGGAAGGCGAACTGGGAATAATCCCTCAGGAAGTAGCTGATGAAATTGCACGCAAGGCCAATACAGACTACGTAAAGCTTGAAAGAGTCAATGAAATTGAAGCGGAAACCAATCACGACATTGCAGCCCTTTCAAAAGGAATTACTGAAGTCTGTGAAAACGGTGCCGGCGAGTACGTTCACTTCGGCGCCACATCAAACGACATTGTTGACAGTTCAAATTCACTCCTTATCCGTGACTCAATAGACGTTCTGGAAGAGAAAGTGGAAAGGCTGACCAAGATAATGCTTGAATTGGCCGAAGAATACAAGATGAAAGTCTGTATCGGACGTACGCACGGTCAGCATGCACTTCCAACTACCTACGGAATGAAATTTGCCCTCTGGGCCGACGAGCTTCACAGGCAATACGAAAGACTGGAGCATGCAAGAGGAAATGTCTGCATCTCCGTAATGGACGGAGCTGTCGGAACGACCGCAGCGCTAGGAACTGACGGATGGAAAATACACAAGACCGTTGCCCGTATCCTTGATTTGCCTCCTGCAAAGATTACAAACCAGGTTCTTCAAAGGGACAATCACGTCGAGTTCATATCAACCCTTGCAAACATAGCTTCAACCTTGGATAAAATTGCCCTTGAAATAAGAAGCCTTCAGAGAACCGAAATCATGGAAGTGGGAGAATATTTCGATCCTGAAAAGCAGGTTGGAAGCAGCACAATGCCTCACAAGATGAATCCTATTACCGCAGAAAGAATCTGCGGCGTTGCAAGAATCGTAAAGTCATACGTGAATGCCGCATTGGACAACAACCCTTTATGGCATGAAAGGGACTTGACAAACTCCTCATGTGAAAGGATAATGTTTCCGGAAAGCTGCATTTTAACCGACTACATCCTAAACCTGACAATCAAGTTAATGACCAATCTTGTATTCTATGACGAAAACATCGAAAGAAACCTCAACTTCACTAACGGACTGATAATGGCTGAAAGGCTTATGGCCGAGCTTACAAGAGCCGGAATGGGTAAGCAGACCGCATACGGAATCGTAAGAAAAAACGCCATTAAGGCAAACAGGGAAAAATTATTGCTTGGAGAGCTGATTCTTGAAGACGAAGAGGTTCAGAAATACCTCACCGAAGAGGACGTTGAAAAGATTATGGATCCTCACACCTACACAGGTTCAATCGAAATAATCATTGACGAACTTCTTGAAGACGCTAAAACATGGTTTTAA